The DNA window TAGCTTTCTTATTTTTTACCAATTTAAGAGACTCAAAATATAATTCAGATTCAGTTTGGAAAAATTTAAAGCATGGTCTTGATTTAGAAAATTTAGCTTTATGTCAGTGTGATTTTTCTAGACTCTCCTTACTGGAATGAATGACGTGTATCGTATGACGTAGCATAGCCCCGCCTTCGGTTGTTTCAATTAGGTCCTATAGGCTTCTGTAAAGCTCTTCTCGCAGAACTTCAGTTTTCACAAGTTTTATTGCACAGCGTGGAAGCTTGAAGATTCGTAACCATGTCTGGAAGAGGCAAAGGCGGCAAGGGGCTTGGAAAAGGAGGCGCTAAGCGTCACCGTAAGGTTCTGCGTGATAACATCCAGGGAATCACCAAACCCGCTATCCGTCGTCTCGCTCGCCGGGGCGGTGTCAAGCGTATCTCTGGTCTGATCTACGAGGAGACCCGCGGTGTGCTGAAGGTGTTCCTGGAGAATGTGATCCGCGATGCCGTTACCTACACTGAACACGCCAAGAGAAAGACCGTCACCGCGATGGATGTTGTGTATGCTCTGAAACGACAGGGACGCACCCTCTACGGCTTTGGAGGTTAAACACATCTGTTTTCATACAAacccaaaggctcttttaagagccacccacatttccaaaaaaagagtgcattttatgcaaaacaaTAACCGGAACCATCACACAATTTTGAAGCGGTTTCATTGGTTATTATTGGACttctatatacagtagtcaacatttgaagtggatcaaaaaaagtttataaaagttgtcctaagacaagaacgggtattaaTTTGGTTTGAGAACTtttatgaaaggttttgatccacttcaaatggtGACTACTGTACTGTTTTAATGGAAATTAACACAAATGTGCCTGTTGGTCTTTACTGGTAATTGgtcgccttctattggtggcttatTAAATCCATTAAATCCTAATGGATTGTTCCAAAACACTACATTATACAAACGTTTGTTTGTAACGGTATTTATAGTGGAAACCGTTAGAAAGTCTGTTTGTGAATTATTTAGTAAGTGTTTTAAACGCAAAcacaatctgatttttttttgttttggtattAAAGTGAAGCTATTTATAGAGCGCtgagtttatttagtttttgttcaTGATTGTAATTATCACAGACATGTTGAGCGGGAAAGTCGGACAAAGAAAAGTGTGGGGGGAGGTGACAGAACGCGTTTAAATTTAGAAGCCTGTGATTGGCGGATGTGTCTGTCTACCCACCCATTTCTAACCAATGAAATATGTTTCTTTCACtcattgcgaaaaaaaaaaaaaaaaaaaaaacacaatcaggGAGAGAAAACACGGCCCTTTAAAATTAACGTGAGCTTTCAATAAATAGCCAGTACATGCTTCCAACTATATCGTGTTGTTTACTACGAGTTAACATGCCTGAACCAGCGAAGTCTGCTCCCAAAAAGGATGCATGTAAATGAACAGAGGCTAGACTTGATTTGAAGGGAACTTCAGAAGCTTGGTTTACTTACAAAAGCAaaccttttgttgttgttttttccctgTATATGTGGACATATATTCCAATGTGCGATTTATACCTTAGTCATTTACTTTCTTCTGCTTTTAAACGCATTTTTATATGCGAATGCATTTAAAGTT is part of the Garra rufa chromosome 25, GarRuf1.0, whole genome shotgun sequence genome and encodes:
- the LOC141301173 gene encoding histone H4, producing MSGRGKGGKGLGKGGAKRHRKVLRDNIQGITKPAIRRLARRGGVKRISGLIYEETRGVLKVFLENVIRDAVTYTEHAKRKTVTAMDVVYALKRQGRTLYGFGG